Proteins from one Planctomyces sp. SH-PL62 genomic window:
- a CDS encoding serine/threonine-protein kinase, with product MSTIAYCPNPSCGRLSHLGDDPLGRIFRCPRCLTKLRAGESAASDSGWTVAATPPRRARAASRSFSAVPRGAGFGSGFGSGGVAVLAPPAPPAARVSSESGEFLAGAFDPGDDFDEPWDDLAEAASGFGWNESSYSVPAVGQADASRTGAFAAPRRLERGLERRASAAGDERGLARFRIMSLLGEGRHATVYRAFDPTLERQVALKLMRDEAPRSSRAQERFLGEARALARLKHPGIVSIFEAGRDGDRLYLALDLIEGRGLSDVLAEGRLSHRRGAEIVADLAEALAYAHGLGIVHRDVKPANVRIDARGGVHLMDFGIAHRPDSPDAASATTSASGAIVGTPAYLAPEQLAGERREALPASDQYSLGAVLYELLCGRPPFDGPASSVLARTAAHEPPCPTAVDLRVPRPLAEICRRATAKKPERRYASCQDLAADLRRWLRGERPQGRRLGWFA from the coding sequence ATGAGCACCATCGCGTATTGCCCGAACCCCTCGTGCGGCCGCCTCTCGCATCTGGGGGACGACCCGCTGGGCCGGATCTTCCGCTGCCCGCGCTGCCTGACGAAGCTCCGCGCCGGCGAGTCGGCGGCGTCCGATTCGGGATGGACCGTCGCGGCGACCCCGCCGCGGCGAGCCCGGGCCGCTTCGCGGTCGTTCTCGGCCGTCCCCCGAGGCGCGGGGTTCGGCTCCGGTTTCGGTTCGGGCGGGGTGGCCGTGCTGGCCCCGCCGGCCCCGCCGGCCGCTCGGGTTTCGTCGGAGAGCGGCGAGTTCCTGGCGGGGGCGTTCGACCCCGGCGACGACTTCGACGAGCCCTGGGACGACCTGGCCGAGGCGGCCTCGGGCTTCGGCTGGAATGAGAGCTCGTACTCGGTCCCGGCGGTGGGTCAGGCGGACGCTTCGCGGACGGGGGCGTTCGCGGCCCCGAGGCGGCTGGAGCGGGGGTTGGAGCGTCGGGCTTCGGCGGCGGGCGACGAGCGAGGCCTGGCCCGGTTCCGGATCATGAGCCTGCTGGGCGAGGGTCGCCACGCGACGGTCTATCGCGCGTTCGACCCGACCCTGGAGCGGCAGGTGGCGCTCAAGCTGATGCGCGACGAGGCCCCGCGGTCGTCTCGGGCCCAGGAGCGGTTCCTGGGCGAGGCCCGCGCGCTGGCGAGGCTGAAGCACCCGGGGATCGTCTCGATCTTCGAGGCGGGCCGCGACGGCGACCGGCTTTATCTGGCGCTCGACCTGATCGAGGGCCGGGGCCTGTCGGACGTGCTGGCCGAGGGCCGGCTCTCGCACCGTCGGGGGGCGGAGATCGTCGCCGACCTGGCCGAGGCCCTGGCGTACGCGCACGGCCTGGGGATCGTCCACCGCGACGTCAAGCCGGCCAACGTCCGGATCGACGCCCGGGGGGGCGTCCACCTGATGGACTTCGGGATCGCCCACCGCCCGGATTCGCCCGACGCCGCGTCGGCGACGACCTCGGCCTCCGGGGCGATCGTGGGGACTCCGGCCTATCTCGCCCCCGAGCAACTGGCGGGCGAGCGCCGGGAGGCCTTGCCGGCGAGCGACCAGTACAGCCTGGGCGCCGTGCTGTACGAGCTGCTCTGCGGCCGGCCGCCGTTCGACGGCCCGGCGTCGTCGGTGCTCGCCCGCACGGCGGCCCACGAGCCCCCCTGCCCGACCGCCGTCGACCTCCGGGTCCCCCGGCCGCTGGCCGAGATCTGCCGCCGGGCGACCGCCAAGAAGCCCGAGCGCCGGTACGCCTCGTGCCAGGACCTCGCCGCCGACCTCCGCCGCTGGCTCCGCGGCGAACGCCCCCAGGGCCGCCGCCTGGGCTGGTTCGCCTGA
- the trpC gene encoding indole-3-glycerol phosphate synthase TrpC, with protein sequence MAASILDEIVESKRREVARDRRRMPLEELEAQAAEAPPVRDFRAALDGRGAISLIAEVKKASPSVKVIREDFEPVSIARAYQDHGASCLSVLTDVPYFQGHLSYLARIRASVAIPLLRKDFLIDEYQVVEARVAGADAILLIAEILDDATMARLLERARELGMAALVEFHDPANLPRVLAAGADLIGVNNRDLHTFTTDLERTLRVRDQVPDGVLLVSESGIHDRAQVERLEAAGVHAVLVGESLMRSPDIGLAVEKLLGIA encoded by the coding sequence ATGGCCGCAAGCATCCTGGATGAAATCGTCGAATCGAAGCGCCGCGAGGTGGCCCGCGACCGTCGTCGGATGCCGCTGGAGGAGCTGGAAGCCCAGGCCGCCGAGGCCCCGCCGGTCCGCGATTTCCGCGCGGCGCTGGACGGCCGGGGGGCGATCTCGCTGATCGCCGAGGTCAAGAAGGCCAGCCCTTCCGTCAAGGTGATCCGCGAGGACTTCGAGCCGGTCTCGATCGCCCGCGCCTATCAGGACCACGGCGCGTCCTGCCTCAGCGTGCTGACCGACGTCCCCTACTTCCAGGGCCACCTGTCGTACCTGGCGCGGATCCGGGCCTCGGTGGCGATCCCCCTTCTGCGCAAGGACTTCCTGATCGACGAGTATCAGGTCGTCGAGGCCCGCGTGGCCGGGGCCGACGCGATCCTGCTGATCGCCGAGATCCTCGACGACGCGACCATGGCCCGGCTCCTGGAGCGGGCCCGCGAGCTGGGCATGGCGGCCCTCGTGGAGTTCCACGACCCGGCCAACCTCCCCCGCGTCCTGGCCGCCGGGGCCGACCTGATCGGCGTCAACAATCGCGACCTGCACACCTTCACCACCGACCTCGAACGGACCTTGCGGGTCCGCGATCAGGTCCCCGACGGCGTGCTCCTGGTCAGCGAGAGCGGCATCCACGACCGCGCCCAGGTCGAGCGGCTGGAAGCGGCGGGCGTCCACGCCGTCCTCGTCGGCGAGTCCCTGATGCGCTCGCCCGACATCGGCCTGGCCGTCGAGAAGCTCCTCGGGATCGCCTGA